The following are encoded in a window of Methylocystis rosea genomic DNA:
- the apaG gene encoding Co2+/Mg2+ efflux protein ApaG translates to MYISITRDIQVTALPDFLPDRSDPDQDRYFWSYTIEIANLGRVRVQLLSRHWIVIDANGRREEVRGPGVVGEQPVLEPGETFRYASGCPLGTPSGMMQGSYRMITDAGETFDVEVPAFSLDSPLSRPTLN, encoded by the coding sequence ATGTACATCTCCATCACCAGAGACATTCAGGTCACGGCGCTTCCCGACTTCCTGCCGGATCGCTCAGACCCCGACCAGGATCGCTACTTCTGGTCCTATACGATCGAGATCGCCAATCTTGGGCGCGTTCGAGTGCAGCTTTTATCGCGCCACTGGATCGTCATCGACGCCAACGGCCGGCGCGAGGAAGTGCGCGGACCGGGCGTCGTCGGCGAACAGCCGGTGCTCGAGCCTGGGGAGACGTTTCGTTATGCCTCAGGTTGTCCGCTTGGCACGCCTTCCGGGATGATGCAGGGCAGCTATCGGATGATCACCGACGCCGGGGAAACCTTCGACGTCGAAGTGCCCGCGTTCTCGCTCGACAGTCCGCTGTCGCGTCCGACGCTGAATTAG
- the secF gene encoding protein translocase subunit SecF: MKLLRLAPENTKFPFMRFRRVSYPFSALLSLIAVALFVFKGMNFGIDFAGGTVIELRAKSGAAEVGTLRTLGEGLQLGDIEVQAFGNPADATLRFGLQPGGDVAQQAAVERVRGAVGGYYDLRRVEVVGPRVSNELVQSGTLGVVLSIIAVLTYLWFRFEWQFAIGAVIATMHDLLLTVGFFSITQLEFNTTSIAAILTIVGYSLNETVVVLDRIRENMRKYKKLPTAQMVDMSINAVLPRTIMTATTVMLALFALVAFGGQVIRSFSVAMIWGIFVATYSSIFICSPMLIYLGLRNEDADKAAQKHETERKADTVAAREEFTEEPVSAPPKSTPAPARKTSGKRAKTRPA, translated from the coding sequence ATGAAACTTCTGCGCCTCGCTCCGGAGAACACCAAGTTCCCGTTCATGCGGTTCCGCCGCGTGAGCTATCCATTCTCGGCTTTGCTGTCGCTGATCGCGGTCGCCCTCTTTGTCTTCAAGGGCATGAATTTCGGCATCGACTTTGCCGGCGGCACGGTGATCGAACTGCGGGCCAAATCCGGCGCCGCGGAAGTAGGGACGCTGCGCACGCTTGGCGAAGGCCTCCAGCTCGGCGACATCGAGGTGCAGGCGTTCGGGAATCCGGCAGACGCCACATTGCGCTTCGGTCTGCAGCCCGGTGGCGACGTCGCCCAGCAGGCGGCGGTGGAGCGCGTGCGCGGCGCTGTCGGCGGATACTATGATTTGCGCCGCGTCGAGGTCGTCGGCCCGCGCGTCTCAAACGAATTGGTCCAGTCCGGCACGCTCGGCGTCGTGCTGTCGATCATCGCGGTGCTGACCTATCTCTGGTTCCGTTTCGAGTGGCAATTCGCGATCGGCGCGGTGATCGCGACGATGCATGATCTGCTGCTCACCGTCGGCTTTTTCTCGATCACGCAGCTCGAATTCAACACCACATCGATCGCGGCGATCTTGACCATCGTCGGCTACTCGTTGAACGAAACCGTGGTGGTGCTCGACCGAATTCGCGAGAACATGCGCAAATACAAGAAACTGCCGACCGCGCAAATGGTCGACATGTCGATCAACGCCGTCCTGCCGCGCACGATCATGACCGCGACGACCGTGATGCTCGCCCTGTTCGCGCTCGTCGCCTTCGGCGGCCAAGTGATCCGGTCGTTCTCGGTCGCGATGATTTGGGGCATTTTCGTCGCGACCTACTCGTCAATCTTCATCTGCTCGCCGATGCTGATCTATCTCGGGCTGCGCAATGAAGACGCCGACAAGGCGGCGCAGAAGCACGAGACGGAGCGCAAGGCCGACACAGTCGCCGCGCGCGAGGAGTTTACGGAGGAGCCCGTCTCCGCGCCGCCGAAGTCGACGCCCGCGCCCGCTCGGAAGACGTCCGGCAAACGCGCCAAGACGAGGCCGGCTTGA
- the argE gene encoding acetylornithine deacetylase: MDRLEDAIDMLSRLVAFDTVSSKSNLPLIDFVEAYLREQDVRFVRAPNASGDKAALFITIGPDADGGVLLSGHTDVVPVAGQAWSGDPFTLRRDATRLYGRGAVDMKGFDAACLAMIPEFKAARLSRPIHILLSYDEETTCLGPLDVIARFGTDLPLPSAVIVGEPTSMEVADAHKSVATYVTRVRGFEIHSANLHRGVSAVHVACKLVCELERLGEELRAAGDPSGRFDPPFSTIHVGVIHGGTARNIVAKDCEFQWEFRALPGAPPNFAYDRLEAYCEALRRTTFVGFPDAGVETTIENQVPGLAPQPGSEAETLALRLARRNGTIAVPYATEAGQFQRAGVAAVVCGPGRIDQAHQPDEYIDIAELAACLEFLRGLAQQLRP; the protein is encoded by the coding sequence ATGGACCGCCTGGAAGACGCGATCGATATGCTCTCCCGATTGGTCGCCTTCGACACGGTGAGCTCCAAATCCAATCTGCCGCTGATCGATTTCGTCGAAGCGTACCTGCGCGAACAGGACGTGCGCTTCGTGCGCGCGCCGAACGCCTCCGGCGACAAGGCCGCCCTCTTCATCACGATCGGCCCCGACGCTGACGGCGGCGTGCTGCTGTCCGGCCACACAGACGTCGTGCCGGTCGCCGGGCAAGCCTGGAGCGGCGATCCGTTCACGCTGCGGCGCGACGCGACGCGACTCTACGGGCGCGGCGCTGTGGACATGAAGGGGTTCGACGCCGCTTGCCTCGCGATGATCCCGGAATTCAAGGCGGCGCGGCTGTCTCGCCCGATCCACATCCTTTTGAGTTATGACGAGGAGACCACCTGTCTTGGTCCTCTCGACGTCATCGCGCGCTTCGGGACGGACCTGCCACTCCCCTCAGCCGTGATTGTCGGCGAACCGACGTCGATGGAGGTCGCCGACGCGCATAAGAGCGTCGCCACCTATGTGACGCGCGTGCGGGGCTTCGAGATCCATTCGGCGAATCTGCATCGCGGCGTCAGCGCCGTGCATGTCGCCTGCAAGCTCGTGTGCGAGTTGGAGCGCCTTGGCGAAGAGCTGCGCGCGGCAGGCGATCCGAGCGGGCGCTTCGATCCGCCCTTCTCGACCATTCACGTCGGCGTGATTCACGGCGGAACGGCGCGCAATATCGTCGCCAAGGACTGCGAATTCCAGTGGGAGTTCCGAGCGTTGCCGGGCGCGCCGCCGAATTTCGCCTACGACCGGCTGGAAGCCTATTGCGAGGCGTTAAGACGAACGACTTTCGTCGGCTTTCCAGACGCCGGCGTCGAGACCACGATTGAGAATCAGGTGCCGGGGCTCGCGCCGCAGCCGGGCTCCGAGGCGGAGACCCTGGCGCTGCGGCTCGCCCGGCGCAACGGGACGATCGCCGTCCCCTATGCAACTGAAGCCGGTCAGTTTCAGCGCGCGGGCGTGGCCGCCGTCGTCTGCGGCCCTGGTCGCATCGACCAGGCGCACCAGCCCGACGAATATATCGACATCGCCGAACTGGCAGCCTGTCTTGAGTTCCTGCGCGGCCTAGCGCAGCAACTTCGCCCATAA
- the secD gene encoding protein translocase subunit SecD, which translates to MLRFSTWKFFAIVAMTVAAVLVVAPSMLSPSHYEELKSRLPSWLTPPTIVLGLDLQGGSHVTLEVDQADLISTQVKNLRDDVRRILREEKVAISGGIGTTTRGVQVRVADPADREKVLPKLRLLRNSFSGALLGGPSPLDVEASPDGVIRVTVTDAGITDKSRKAVEQSIEVIRRRVDALGTREPSIQRQGDDRVLVQVPGLQDPETLKEILGKTAKLEFRLVADPGQNPSEIEELDQVDQEGKLGVEKQVMVKGEDLTDAQPGFDQQRSGEPVVNFRFNIRGAQAFGEVTSKNVGRLFAIILDNKIISAPRILTPITGGSGQISGRFTVEQANNLAILLRAGALPAKLNIVEERTVGPGLGQDSIDAGKRAAYVGAGLVVVYMLVTYGVFGVFANLALFVHIAFIFAGLVLLGSTLTLPGIAGIVLTIGMAVDSNVLIYERIREENHAGRSILASLDAGFTRAFATIVDSNVTMFVAAAILYFLGSGPVRGFAVSLALGILTTIVTAVTMTRMMIAVWYHYARPTKLPI; encoded by the coding sequence ATGCTGCGATTCTCGACCTGGAAATTTTTCGCCATTGTGGCGATGACTGTCGCTGCGGTGCTTGTCGTCGCGCCGAGCATGTTGTCGCCGTCCCATTACGAAGAGCTGAAGTCGCGCCTGCCCTCCTGGCTTACGCCTCCGACCATCGTGCTCGGCCTCGACCTGCAGGGCGGCTCGCATGTGACGCTCGAAGTGGATCAGGCGGATCTCATCAGCACGCAGGTGAAAAATCTGCGCGACGACGTGCGCCGCATCCTGCGCGAAGAAAAGGTCGCCATCTCCGGCGGCATCGGAACGACCACGCGCGGCGTACAGGTGCGCGTCGCCGACCCTGCGGATCGAGAGAAAGTCCTTCCAAAATTGCGGCTGCTGCGCAACAGCTTCAGCGGCGCTCTCTTGGGCGGGCCCTCGCCGCTCGACGTCGAGGCGTCGCCGGACGGCGTCATCCGCGTGACCGTCACCGACGCGGGCATCACGGATAAGTCGCGCAAGGCCGTGGAGCAATCGATCGAAGTCATTCGACGCCGCGTCGACGCCCTCGGCACGCGTGAGCCGAGCATTCAGCGTCAGGGCGACGACCGCGTGCTGGTGCAGGTGCCGGGTCTTCAGGACCCCGAGACGCTCAAGGAAATCCTCGGCAAGACAGCGAAGCTCGAATTCCGCCTCGTCGCCGATCCGGGCCAAAATCCGTCGGAAATCGAGGAACTCGATCAAGTCGATCAGGAAGGCAAGCTCGGCGTCGAAAAACAGGTGATGGTCAAGGGCGAGGATCTCACCGACGCACAGCCCGGATTCGACCAGCAAAGAAGCGGCGAGCCGGTCGTCAATTTCCGCTTCAACATCCGCGGGGCGCAGGCTTTCGGCGAAGTGACGTCCAAGAACGTGGGGCGCCTCTTCGCGATCATCCTCGACAACAAGATCATTTCCGCGCCACGGATCTTGACGCCGATCACCGGCGGCTCCGGCCAGATTTCCGGACGCTTCACCGTCGAACAGGCGAACAACCTTGCGATCCTGCTGCGCGCCGGCGCGCTGCCGGCGAAGCTCAACATCGTCGAAGAGCGCACCGTCGGTCCGGGCCTCGGCCAGGACTCGATCGACGCCGGCAAACGCGCCGCCTATGTCGGCGCGGGCCTCGTCGTCGTCTACATGCTCGTCACTTATGGCGTCTTTGGCGTCTTCGCCAATCTCGCGCTCTTCGTGCACATCGCCTTCATTTTCGCCGGACTCGTGCTGCTCGGCTCGACGCTGACGCTGCCGGGCATCGCCGGCATCGTGTTGACGATCGGCATGGCTGTCGACTCGAACGTGCTGATCTACGAGCGCATACGCGAGGAAAATCACGCCGGGCGCTCTATCCTCGCGTCGCTCGACGCGGGCTTCACCCGCGCCTTCGCGACTATCGTCGACTCCAACGTCACCATGTTCGTCGCGGCGGCGATCCTTTATTTTCTTGGCTCGGGACCGGTGCGCGGCTTCGCCGTGTCGCTTGCGCTCGGCATTCTGACGACCATCGTCACCGCAGTGACCATGACGCGCATGATGATCGCCGTCTGGTATCATTACGCGCGGCCGACAAAACTGCCGATCTGA
- a CDS encoding ActS/PrrB/RegB family redox-sensitive histidine kinase, which yields MTTVDYDYDARRLRMETLLMLRWVAITGQAAACIGVYFILGFDFPVGLCFVFITASATLNIGMRFGTPRSFRLGDVEAAVLLGYDIIQLGFLLYLTGGLTNSFAMLFLTPVIISAVSLPSNLTLLLGIVMIAVATVLAVEYYPLPWYADEKLTFPLLYRTGVWAALALSAAFIGIYAARVSDEARLLADALAATELVLEREQHLSQLDGLAAAAAHELGTPLATITLIIKELQNALPENAPALRDDLALLAQETARCREILGKLASLGATDQSSVMNLLSIDTLIQEVVEPQREFGVEVEISKNGPSDPPVLARNPAILYGLGNLVENAMDFASSRVKIDAWWSSSYVTIAIQDDGPGYSPDILDRLGDPYLRGRPLERRTKNDAESGLGLGLFIAKTLLERSGATVETMNVSPPRTGAIAKVTWPRAALEPAAARPRLPQQDK from the coding sequence ATGACAACTGTCGATTATGACTACGACGCGCGGCGCCTGCGCATGGAGACGCTCCTCATGCTACGCTGGGTGGCCATCACCGGTCAGGCGGCGGCATGTATCGGCGTCTATTTCATTCTCGGATTCGATTTTCCCGTCGGCCTCTGCTTCGTCTTCATCACGGCGTCGGCGACGCTCAACATTGGCATGCGCTTTGGCACGCCGCGCAGTTTCCGCCTCGGCGACGTCGAGGCCGCCGTCCTGCTGGGATACGACATCATCCAGCTGGGATTTCTGCTCTATCTCACCGGCGGGCTGACGAATAGCTTCGCGATGTTGTTTTTGACGCCGGTGATCATCTCGGCGGTGTCGCTGCCGAGCAACCTGACGCTGCTGCTCGGCATCGTCATGATCGCGGTCGCGACGGTGCTCGCGGTCGAATATTATCCTTTGCCTTGGTATGCCGACGAAAAGTTGACGTTCCCCCTCCTCTACCGCACCGGCGTTTGGGCGGCGCTCGCGCTTAGCGCCGCCTTCATCGGCATCTACGCCGCGCGCGTGTCGGACGAGGCGCGGCTCCTGGCCGACGCGCTCGCGGCGACGGAATTGGTGCTCGAGCGCGAGCAGCACCTCTCGCAACTCGACGGCCTCGCCGCCGCCGCCGCGCATGAACTTGGCACCCCGCTCGCCACCATTACGCTGATCATCAAAGAATTGCAGAATGCCCTGCCGGAGAATGCGCCGGCACTGCGCGACGACCTCGCGCTCCTGGCGCAGGAGACCGCGCGCTGCAGAGAGATCCTGGGCAAGCTGGCCTCGCTTGGCGCGACAGACCAGAGCAGCGTGATGAATCTGCTGTCGATCGACACGCTGATCCAGGAAGTGGTTGAGCCGCAGCGTGAGTTCGGCGTCGAGGTCGAAATTTCCAAAAACGGACCCTCCGACCCGCCGGTGCTGGCGCGTAATCCAGCGATTCTTTACGGACTGGGCAACCTTGTCGAAAACGCGATGGACTTCGCCAGTTCACGCGTGAAGATCGACGCTTGGTGGAGTTCAAGCTACGTGACGATCGCCATTCAGGACGACGGGCCCGGCTACTCTCCAGACATTCTTGATCGTCTCGGGGACCCGTATCTGCGGGGACGGCCGCTCGAACGGCGCACGAAAAACGATGCCGAGTCAGGGCTTGGTCTCGGCCTCTTCATCGCCAAGACTCTGTTGGAGCGCTCGGGCGCTACAGTCGAAACAATGAATGTTTCTCCGCCACGCACTGGCGCAATCGCCAAAGTCACGTGGCCGCGCGCCGCGCTGGAGCCTGCCGCGGCCAGGCCAAGGCTTCCCCAACAGGACAAATAG
- a CDS encoding ActR/PrrA/RegA family redox response regulator transcription factor — protein sequence MSTEELKADREGVSEPEQVPAPPEDRSLLILDDDKPFLGRLTRAMEARGFLVTPCETVAEGLAALETNPPAFAIIDMRLDDGNGLDVISKLKTSRPDARGIILTGYGNIATAVTAVKLGAFDYLAKPADADEIYHALMATQVDKPDAQENPMSADRVRWEHIQRVFESCDRNVSETARRLNMHRRTLQRILAKRAPR from the coding sequence ATGTCGACCGAAGAATTGAAGGCCGATCGAGAAGGCGTCTCGGAACCTGAGCAAGTTCCAGCGCCGCCAGAGGATCGTTCACTGTTGATCCTGGATGACGACAAGCCGTTTCTTGGCAGACTGACGCGTGCGATGGAGGCGCGGGGCTTCCTGGTGACGCCCTGCGAAACGGTCGCCGAGGGCCTTGCCGCCCTTGAGACGAACCCGCCGGCGTTCGCCATCATCGACATGCGGCTTGACGACGGCAATGGCCTCGACGTCATCTCAAAGCTGAAGACGTCACGTCCCGACGCGCGCGGAATCATTCTGACCGGCTATGGCAACATCGCGACCGCGGTCACCGCTGTTAAGCTCGGCGCCTTCGACTATCTGGCGAAGCCCGCCGACGCCGACGAAATCTATCACGCGCTGATGGCGACGCAGGTCGACAAACCCGACGCTCAAGAAAATCCCATGTCCGCCGACCGCGTGCGCTGGGAGCATATCCAGAGGGTTTTCGAGTCTTGCGACCGCAATGTCTCGGAGACGGCGAGGCGGCTCAACATGCACCGCCGGACCCTGCAACGCATACTCGCCAAGCGTGCGCCCCGCTGA
- a CDS encoding phytoene/squalene synthase family protein, with translation MTAASQEHYVQCEELLRARDRDLWLACLFAPQAARPHIHALYAFAQETADVSGKVTQPLLGEMRLQWWVDALEADAAQGEGVRANPVADALIDTIERFSLPRSEFVALTEAHIFDLYDDAMPTWTALEDYCRATASAPIRWAARILGADLHAPPAGAFDAAGVALGLTRILRALPDGPHQQKFLPDEAFAQDGGPSGGRSELGPIVKKLHGLAQSHYEQARRLAADLGPARAALLPCATAPLYLERLARSDYDPCRPLGDPSPLRRQWRIWRASRGVGL, from the coding sequence ATGACCGCCGCCTCGCAGGAGCATTATGTGCAGTGCGAGGAACTTCTGCGCGCGCGTGATCGCGACCTCTGGCTTGCCTGCCTCTTTGCACCCCAGGCCGCGCGCCCGCATATTCATGCGCTCTACGCCTTCGCCCAGGAAACGGCGGACGTTAGCGGCAAGGTCACGCAACCGCTGCTCGGCGAGATGCGGCTTCAGTGGTGGGTCGACGCGCTGGAAGCCGACGCCGCGCAAGGCGAAGGCGTGCGCGCCAATCCCGTGGCCGATGCGCTGATCGACACGATCGAGCGATTCTCCTTGCCCCGCAGCGAATTCGTCGCGCTGACGGAGGCGCATATTTTCGATCTCTACGACGATGCGATGCCAACATGGACGGCGCTCGAAGACTATTGCCGCGCTACGGCGTCGGCGCCGATTCGCTGGGCGGCGCGAATTCTCGGCGCAGATCTTCACGCGCCGCCGGCGGGGGCTTTCGATGCGGCGGGCGTCGCGCTCGGCCTCACGCGCATATTGCGCGCTCTTCCTGATGGCCCCCACCAGCAGAAATTCCTGCCGGACGAGGCGTTCGCGCAGGACGGCGGGCCGTCAGGTGGGCGCAGCGAGCTTGGTCCGATCGTGAAGAAATTGCACGGACTGGCGCAGTCCCACTATGAGCAGGCGCGCCGGCTGGCCGCGGATCTCGGACCCGCCCGCGCCGCGCTGCTCCCCTGCGCCACCGCTCCACTTTATCTGGAGCGGCTGGCGCGAAGCGATTACGATCCGTGTCGCCCGCTTGGCGATCCCTCGCCGCTGCGACGACAGTGGCGCATCTGGCGCGCGTCGCGCGGCGTGGGATTGTGA
- a CDS encoding TonB-dependent receptor has translation MIRRSRLLGGASFAVLSLLAPSVADAQQALPTISVGGARSPVRPGPVGRPVGGQGRVTTAAPVPGPALADRYAEPTPAPFSRTLPANIPAVVESRTRKEIQKTTNIMTSSDAFRYMPSILIRERYIGDRNAIVSTRTTGTIQSALVLVYADNVLLSNLLGNSFNFAPRWGMVSPAEISRVDVMYGPFSALYPGNSIGGVLTMTTRMPDEFEVHAMGTVAVQPFSLYGRKELNLGGVTNILVGDRINDFRYWVGYEHLDNQGQAQTFPGLFLTPGTGSAFSGGYQDFDQQGRPRIITGAAGADYVQTDLAKVKVSYDILPLLRAKYQVGFWTLNNNTTVESFINDRNGVPIYNTQSGRVQLGPYSVTPGGVNPGHGAANHLMQALELRQDTGGVFDFDLSATSFNFLRDFTNNAQSYGPRVNNAGTAYNVDPRGLNTNNGGTFWRTGDARFIWRPPYDILGKHEVSFGAHGDLYSLATKQTSTVSWPNNYYLGIQAQNFGKTETKGVYVQEVWRPLPDWKFTAGARGEWWRAFGGMNATGGFGNASNPTGQAIVGLPLRAANITYFPDSYKGAFSPKAALEYFFTPELSLRGSIARAYRFPTVNELFQSLSSPSSVLINNPNLQPEICTCYDLTGEYRKIDAFGGAIGLFNPRISLFLDDRWNAIASQTTLSIFGTQISQNANLDKVRFRGIEAAAHMKDILVPGLDFEGGLTFTDAKIQSNLSSRNLDSILFAGNQFPRVPRIRFRGVASYSPNPDMSFALGARYSSPAFVTFANTDFNHNNYGNVDSEILVFDMKARYRLEPNWWLSVGVNNIGRWKAYVNPNPYPQRTFFIALNYDFGGPDGSGVTIDRGGSGGTAAVR, from the coding sequence ATGATCCGTCGTTCTCGCCTCCTCGGAGGAGCCTCTTTCGCCGTACTCAGCCTACTCGCCCCGTCGGTCGCGGATGCGCAGCAGGCGCTTCCCACCATCAGCGTCGGCGGGGCCCGCAGCCCCGTGCGGCCGGGTCCTGTCGGCAGACCCGTCGGCGGGCAGGGACGCGTCACCACCGCGGCGCCTGTGCCGGGGCCCGCTTTGGCGGATCGTTACGCGGAGCCAACGCCAGCGCCTTTCAGCCGCACCTTGCCGGCGAACATTCCGGCGGTCGTCGAGAGCAGGACGCGCAAAGAGATTCAAAAAACCACAAATATCATGACCTCTTCCGACGCGTTCAGATATATGCCGTCAATTCTCATTCGCGAGCGCTATATTGGCGATCGCAACGCAATCGTCTCGACACGCACCACGGGCACCATTCAGAGCGCGTTGGTGCTTGTCTATGCCGACAATGTGCTGCTCTCGAATCTGCTCGGCAACAGCTTCAACTTCGCGCCGCGCTGGGGCATGGTTTCCCCGGCCGAAATTTCACGCGTCGATGTGATGTACGGGCCGTTCTCGGCGCTTTATCCGGGCAATTCGATCGGCGGCGTGCTGACGATGACGACGCGGATGCCGGACGAATTCGAGGTCCACGCGATGGGCACCGTGGCGGTGCAGCCGTTCAGCCTCTATGGCAGAAAAGAACTCAATCTCGGCGGCGTGACAAATATCCTAGTCGGCGATCGCATCAACGACTTCCGTTACTGGGTCGGCTACGAACACCTGGACAATCAAGGACAGGCGCAAACATTCCCCGGCCTCTTTTTGACGCCGGGCACAGGTTCGGCGTTCTCTGGGGGCTACCAGGACTTCGACCAACAGGGTCGTCCGCGCATCATTACAGGAGCCGCAGGCGCCGATTATGTTCAAACAGACTTGGCGAAGGTTAAAGTCTCTTATGACATCTTGCCGCTTCTGCGCGCCAAATATCAGGTTGGCTTCTGGACGCTGAACAACAACACCACCGTGGAAAGCTTCATTAACGACAGGAACGGCGTGCCGATCTACAACACCCAGAGCGGGCGCGTGCAGCTTGGCCCCTATTCCGTCACGCCCGGCGGCGTCAATCCCGGGCACGGCGCCGCAAACCACCTGATGCAGGCGCTCGAACTCAGACAGGACACCGGCGGGGTCTTCGATTTCGATTTGTCGGCGACCTCATTCAACTTCCTTCGCGATTTCACCAACAATGCGCAATCCTATGGACCGCGCGTCAATAATGCCGGAACCGCCTATAATGTCGATCCGCGCGGGCTGAACACCAATAATGGCGGAACGTTCTGGCGCACCGGCGACGCGCGCTTCATTTGGCGCCCGCCCTACGACATCCTCGGCAAGCATGAAGTGTCGTTCGGCGCCCATGGCGATCTTTATTCGCTGGCCACCAAGCAGACCAGCACCGTGTCCTGGCCGAACAATTATTATCTCGGGATTCAGGCGCAGAACTTCGGCAAAACCGAAACGAAAGGCGTCTATGTTCAGGAAGTCTGGAGGCCTCTGCCGGATTGGAAATTCACCGCCGGCGCACGCGGCGAGTGGTGGCGCGCCTTTGGCGGGATGAACGCGACCGGCGGGTTTGGCAACGCGTCGAACCCGACGGGCCAGGCAATCGTCGGCCTGCCGCTTAGAGCCGCGAACATCACCTATTTCCCGGATTCCTATAAGGGCGCTTTCTCGCCGAAGGCGGCGCTCGAATATTTTTTCACGCCGGAACTCTCTTTGCGCGGCTCGATCGCGCGCGCCTATCGCTTTCCGACAGTCAACGAATTGTTCCAATCCCTGTCGAGCCCAAGTTCGGTGCTCATCAACAATCCAAATTTGCAGCCTGAAATATGCACCTGTTACGATCTGACCGGCGAGTATCGGAAGATCGACGCGTTCGGCGGCGCGATCGGGCTCTTCAATCCGCGCATCAGCCTGTTTCTCGACGATCGCTGGAACGCCATCGCCAGCCAGACCACGCTCTCCATTTTCGGCACGCAGATCTCGCAAAACGCCAATCTCGACAAGGTACGGTTTCGCGGCATCGAGGCGGCGGCGCATATGAAGGACATTCTGGTTCCGGGACTGGATTTCGAGGGCGGCCTGACCTTCACCGACGCAAAAATTCAGAGCAATCTCTCGAGCCGCAATCTCGACAGCATTCTCTTTGCCGGCAACCAGTTCCCTCGCGTCCCCAGAATTCGTTTCCGCGGCGTCGCGAGCTACAGCCCCAATCCCGACATGTCCTTCGCCCTTGGCGCGCGCTACTCGTCCCCGGCGTTCGTCACCTTTGCGAACACCGACTTCAACCACAATAATTACGGCAACGTGGACAGTGAAATCCTCGTTTTCGATATGAAGGCGAGATACCGGCTCGAGCCGAATTGGTGGCTGTCCGTGGGCGTGAACAACATCGGCCGTTGGAAAGCCTATGTGAATCCGAACCCCTATCCGCAGCGCACCTTCTTTATCGCGCTCAACTATGACTTCGGCGGCCCGGACGGATCGGGCGTAACGATCGACCGGGGTGGTTCCGGAGGCACGGCGGCGGTCAGGTGA
- a CDS encoding Mth938-like domain-containing protein, translated as MTSSDGGYVPGRHKIDDYGGGGFRFADMSHRGSILALPSGVRAVPLTSAAEIDDSMIDSALSESGGLDVFVVGTGKDLLPLAGGLRAKLRAAGVGCETMATGAAVRTYNVLVDENRRVGALLIAV; from the coding sequence TTGACGAGCAGCGACGGCGGCTATGTGCCCGGCCGTCATAAAATCGATGACTATGGCGGCGGGGGGTTCCGCTTCGCCGACATGTCCCACCGCGGCTCGATTCTCGCGCTGCCCTCGGGCGTGCGCGCCGTGCCTCTGACCAGCGCTGCGGAGATCGACGATTCGATGATCGATAGCGCGCTTTCCGAAAGCGGCGGGCTCGACGTGTTTGTCGTCGGCACCGGCAAGGATTTGCTGCCGCTTGCCGGCGGCTTGCGCGCGAAGCTGCGCGCGGCGGGCGTCGGTTGCGAAACCATGGCGACGGGAGCCGCCGTGCGGACCTACAATGTTCTCGTCGACGAGAATCGCCGTGTCGGCGCGTTGCTGATCGCCGTGTGA
- the yajC gene encoding preprotein translocase subunit YajC, with translation MKLIPDALAQAQTPSPPAAESPASPPAQPTAPSTPASPTPPHPPTATQTGQAVETPPEAHQPPTMPEMLGQLIPIFVVMGIVYILVIRPRSRREKEQLAQLRNVRRGDTLVTTSGIVAKVTKSIDDAEIEVEIAPNVRVRMLRTAVAEVRAKGEPVREETPPAAKTGGAKSGGKSAKSAEAKSSDVKTGNGKAGDNKPGDAGSGSQS, from the coding sequence ATGAAGCTGATCCCGGACGCTTTGGCCCAAGCCCAGACGCCCTCACCGCCTGCCGCCGAGTCTCCTGCGAGCCCGCCGGCCCAGCCGACCGCGCCTTCAACGCCGGCGTCGCCAACCCCGCCACATCCGCCGACCGCCACCCAGACGGGTCAAGCCGTCGAGACGCCGCCCGAAGCCCACCAGCCTCCGACCATGCCGGAGATGCTGGGTCAGCTTATTCCCATCTTCGTGGTGATGGGCATCGTCTACATCTTGGTGATCCGCCCGCGCTCCCGACGCGAGAAGGAGCAGCTCGCGCAGCTGCGCAACGTCCGACGCGGGGACACGCTCGTCACCACGAGCGGAATCGTCGCCAAGGTGACGAAATCCATCGATGACGCTGAAATCGAGGTCGAGATCGCGCCCAACGTGCGGGTGCGCATGCTGCGCACCGCCGTCGCCGAAGTGCGCGCTAAGGGCGAACCCGTAAGGGAGGAGACGCCGCCAGCGGCCAAGACTGGCGGCGCCAAAAGCGGCGGAAAGTCGGCGAAGTCTGCTGAAGCCAAGTCGAGCGACGTTAAGACCGGCAACGGCAAAGCGGGCGACAACAAGCCCGGAGACGCTGGATCCGGCTCACAGAGCTGA